From one Synechocystis sp. PCC 6803 substr. PCC-P genomic stretch:
- the rpaA gene encoding two component system response regulator RpaA, translated as MPRILIIDDDPAISDLVSINLEMAGYDVQQAVDGIKGQALAVQLQPDLIMLDLMLPKVDGFTVCQRLRRDERTADIPVLMLTALGQIQDKIQGFDSGADDYLTKPFDVEEMLARVRALLRRTDRIPQAAKHSEILNQGPLTLVPERFEAIWFGKSIKLTHLEFELLHCLLQRHGQTVSPSDILREVWGYEPDDDIETIRVHIRHLRTKLEPNPRRPRFIKTVYGAGYCLELSTEEGGGSPT; from the coding sequence ATGCCTCGAATACTGATCATTGACGATGACCCGGCAATTTCCGATTTAGTCTCCATTAATTTAGAAATGGCAGGCTACGATGTCCAACAGGCAGTGGATGGCATCAAGGGGCAAGCGTTGGCGGTGCAACTACAACCGGATCTGATCATGTTGGACTTGATGTTGCCCAAAGTGGATGGATTTACGGTTTGTCAACGTTTGCGCCGGGACGAACGCACAGCAGATATTCCGGTTTTGATGCTAACGGCGTTGGGTCAGATCCAGGATAAAATTCAAGGCTTTGACTCTGGGGCGGACGATTACCTCACTAAGCCTTTCGACGTGGAGGAAATGTTAGCCCGGGTGAGGGCCCTACTGCGACGCACCGATCGCATCCCCCAGGCGGCAAAACATTCAGAAATTCTTAACCAGGGACCCCTAACCCTAGTGCCCGAAAGGTTTGAAGCTATTTGGTTTGGTAAAAGTATCAAGCTGACCCATTTGGAGTTTGAGTTGCTTCACTGTCTGTTGCAGCGCCATGGGCAAACGGTTTCCCCCAGTGATATTTTGCGGGAAGTATGGGGCTACGAACCAGATGATGACATTGAAACCATCCGGGTGCACATTCGTCACCTCCGCACTAAGTTGGAACCGAATCCCCGTCGACCTCGCTTTATTAAAACGGTGTATGGGGCAGGCTATTGTTTGGAACTGTCAACGGAAGAAGGAGGCGGTAGTCCAACGTAG
- a CDS encoding AsnC family protein, producing the protein MVSFAWQFLKQKVFFWLHKSQESDHSPETLAPLPDTLEAKLLQSINSLVTPTAYIKAIHSALEDSLQAWQKNLEAPNSLVILANPVEPIAKILQDSLNSWDNDLEVKVVTPLGDFRRPSDPLTITAQLRHALEAQGGIEFDGQGVDLIQDVECLEQRTTVVVIPSLEQCFLRCISGWDGIGFLREITVQNPQYFWLIGCNSWAWDFLDFVSQISAYFDDVRPLPTLTGEMLRSWLIPLTGQWGTIKPEGDLANLISVNSSNSSSSDAQAEVELYWQNLANCSQGIGSIAAKLWLRSLRIKKQVMERENPAQSVLNTKENEDQICPLFQVNPAQPSLPSFTNLDLYLLHSLMIHGRISPAHLALSLGEPESQIQARVQRLLREDILVRRWGDLIICPTYYQQLQSELANNNFFVGGR; encoded by the coding sequence ATGGTTAGTTTTGCCTGGCAGTTTCTCAAGCAGAAAGTGTTTTTTTGGTTGCACAAAAGTCAGGAGAGTGACCATTCTCCCGAGACCTTGGCGCCATTGCCAGACACCTTGGAAGCAAAACTTCTCCAATCCATTAACTCCCTCGTTACCCCCACCGCCTACATCAAGGCCATTCATTCCGCCCTAGAAGATAGCCTCCAGGCCTGGCAAAAAAACCTAGAAGCCCCCAATAGCCTGGTGATTCTGGCCAATCCCGTCGAGCCGATCGCCAAAATTTTGCAGGATAGCTTAAACAGTTGGGATAATGACCTGGAGGTAAAGGTGGTGACCCCCCTGGGGGATTTTCGTCGCCCTTCTGATCCTTTGACCATAACAGCCCAATTGCGCCATGCCCTAGAAGCCCAGGGAGGCATTGAGTTTGACGGCCAGGGAGTGGACTTAATCCAGGATGTGGAATGTTTGGAACAGCGCACCACAGTGGTGGTGATTCCTTCCTTAGAACAATGCTTTCTGCGTTGTATCAGCGGTTGGGACGGCATTGGTTTTTTGCGGGAAATTACTGTGCAGAATCCTCAATACTTCTGGTTGATTGGTTGTAATTCCTGGGCCTGGGACTTTTTGGATTTTGTCAGCCAAATTAGCGCTTATTTTGATGACGTGCGTCCTCTGCCAACCTTAACGGGGGAAATGCTCCGCAGTTGGTTAATCCCCCTCACAGGGCAATGGGGCACTATTAAGCCAGAAGGCGATCTTGCCAACTTAATTAGTGTTAATTCATCTAATTCATCTTCATCAGATGCCCAGGCAGAGGTCGAACTTTATTGGCAAAACCTTGCGAACTGCTCCCAGGGGATCGGTTCCATTGCGGCTAAGCTTTGGTTACGGAGTCTGCGGATCAAAAAGCAAGTGATGGAAAGGGAAAACCCAGCTCAATCGGTGCTCAATACCAAAGAAAATGAGGACCAAATCTGCCCCTTGTTCCAGGTCAATCCCGCCCAGCCGAGCTTACCGTCCTTCACCAACCTAGATTTGTATTTGCTCCACTCCTTGATGATCCACGGCCGCATTAGTCCAGCGCACTTGGCCCTGAGCTTAGGGGAACCGGAAAGTCAAATCCAAGCTAGGGTACAGCGGCTCCTACGGGAAGATATTTTGGTACGTCGTTGGGGGGATTTAATTATTTGCCCCACCTACTATCAACAACTGCAAAGTGAATTGGCCAATAATAATTTCTTTGTGGGGGGAAGATGA
- a CDS encoding CIA30 family protein: MILVVGATGGVGKRVVKLLIDGGQEVRVLVRDVPRAKKLFQAWFGGRLPDRLEFFGGDLTIRESLTPALMARVTAVICCSGTKVQPVEGDTPQREKYYQGLKFYLPEVVDVPEQVEYEGIKNLLAVVKEHIQPKENTLIDFRQTDSPRLAWYSVDDGVMGGVSASQWQLTGDRALFTGEVSTANNGGFASVRSPNFEPALDLSYAEGIQLRIQGDGKRYKFIIRSQNDWDGLSYCYSFDTFNNRPQTVCIPFQQLIPVFRAKTVPEKGPFNSAQVSAFQLMHSKFEYDGGLNPSFSPGIFGLEIESIKTYANPLTPQFIHVSSAGVTRPDRPGLNLDEEPPAVRLNDQLGGILTWKLRGEDAIRGSGLTYTIVRPCALTESENPEMMQFAQGDNLRGQVSRWAIAKLCVDSLQWAEAGGKTFEVSAREPGRNQAAWPFLLKQLNFDQR; encoded by the coding sequence GTGATTTTAGTTGTGGGCGCCACCGGCGGCGTGGGCAAAAGGGTAGTTAAATTGCTCATTGACGGAGGCCAAGAGGTGCGGGTGTTGGTGCGGGATGTGCCCAGGGCCAAAAAACTTTTTCAAGCTTGGTTTGGGGGTAGGCTACCCGATCGCCTGGAATTTTTTGGCGGTGATTTAACTATTCGAGAAAGTTTAACTCCAGCATTGATGGCCAGGGTAACGGCGGTGATTTGTTGTAGTGGCACCAAAGTTCAACCAGTGGAAGGGGATACGCCCCAACGGGAAAAGTATTACCAAGGGCTCAAGTTTTACCTGCCGGAAGTGGTGGACGTACCGGAGCAAGTGGAGTATGAAGGCATCAAAAACCTGCTGGCGGTGGTCAAAGAACATATTCAGCCCAAGGAAAACACCCTGATCGACTTTCGTCAGACTGATTCTCCCCGTTTAGCTTGGTATTCCGTTGACGATGGGGTGATGGGGGGTGTCAGCGCTAGCCAATGGCAACTGACCGGCGATCGGGCTTTATTCACCGGAGAAGTTTCCACCGCTAATAATGGGGGCTTTGCCTCGGTGCGATCGCCAAATTTTGAACCGGCGTTGGATCTTTCCTACGCTGAGGGCATTCAACTCCGCATCCAAGGGGACGGCAAGCGCTACAAATTCATTATCCGTAGCCAAAACGACTGGGATGGGCTGAGCTACTGTTACTCCTTCGATACTTTCAACAATCGTCCCCAAACAGTTTGTATTCCCTTCCAACAATTAATTCCCGTCTTTCGGGCGAAAACCGTGCCAGAAAAGGGCCCATTCAATTCTGCCCAGGTGTCCGCCTTCCAGTTGATGCATAGCAAATTTGAGTACGACGGTGGGCTAAATCCCAGCTTTTCCCCGGGTATATTTGGTCTGGAAATTGAGTCCATCAAAACCTATGCCAATCCCCTCACGCCCCAGTTCATCCACGTCAGTTCGGCTGGAGTAACCCGTCCCGATCGCCCAGGGTTGAATTTGGACGAAGAACCACCGGCGGTGCGTCTCAATGACCAATTGGGAGGCATTTTGACTTGGAAATTACGGGGGGAAGATGCCATCCGGGGCAGTGGTTTGACCTACACCATCGTTCGGCCCTGTGCTTTAACGGAGTCAGAAAATCCAGAAATGATGCAATTTGCCCAGGGGGATAATCTGCGGGGCCAAGTTAGTCGCTGGGCGATCGCCAAGTTATGTGTGGACAGTTTGCAATGGGCGGAAGCTGGGGGCAAAACCTTTGAGGTCAGTGCCAGGGAACCGGGCCGTAACCAGGCCGCTTGGCCATTTCTGCTCAAGCAACTAAATTTCGACCAACGCTAA
- a CDS encoding PP2C family protein-serine/threonine phosphatase has protein sequence MFRPLSRAIQVAMYYPIRIVAAAIILTALLFIPLGWSSWQTYLIFQNTVAVDFQLQAQAGKIVHLDEVLTMSSQMAAATGDSEWEARYLKFEPELGAAIKQAIAIAPEAYEGEGAQETEIANNRLVVMETKAFELVRQGNLSQAQAMLNSREYLGNKRIYIDGIARSELAIANRIQANLANFRQTLFFASTLAVVSLITLIPLWAVVLKVLQMYIKDREIARQEVLKANSQLEIKVAERTADLAKANEAITGLNAQLKQENMRLGTELDVARKLQMMVLPKHEELSEITDLDIACYMASATEVGGDYYDVVKIGNRIFISIGDVTGHGLESGVMAIMAQTAIQTLLTAEITEAVQFHNLLNQVLYKNTQRMELSKNMTLVMLDYQSGELILSGQHESIFVVRADGAIEEIDTIDLGFPLALEKDITTFIARTQINLHSGDVVVLYTDGIPEAENGEKQFYGLARFQEVLIANHQSTALEISQAVVEDLMAYIGDSRVFDDITLVIFKKI, from the coding sequence ATGTTCCGCCCCTTGTCCCGGGCCATTCAGGTGGCAATGTATTATCCTATTCGCATTGTTGCGGCGGCGATTATTTTAACAGCGTTACTGTTTATTCCCCTGGGGTGGAGTTCCTGGCAAACCTATCTAATTTTTCAAAATACGGTGGCTGTGGATTTTCAACTCCAGGCTCAGGCTGGCAAAATTGTCCACTTAGACGAAGTCTTAACCATGTCTTCTCAAATGGCTGCCGCCACAGGGGATTCGGAGTGGGAAGCACGGTATCTCAAATTTGAACCGGAATTAGGAGCGGCGATCAAGCAAGCCATTGCCATTGCACCAGAAGCCTATGAAGGGGAAGGAGCCCAGGAAACTGAAATCGCCAACAACCGTTTGGTGGTAATGGAAACAAAAGCTTTTGAGTTGGTGCGGCAGGGAAATTTGTCCCAGGCCCAGGCCATGCTCAACAGCCGGGAATATCTGGGTAATAAACGAATTTACATTGACGGCATTGCAAGGAGTGAACTGGCGATCGCCAATCGTATCCAGGCCAACCTAGCTAATTTTCGGCAGACATTATTTTTTGCTAGCACCCTGGCCGTAGTTAGTTTAATTACCTTAATTCCCCTCTGGGCTGTGGTGCTAAAGGTTTTGCAAATGTATATTAAGGACCGGGAAATAGCCAGACAGGAAGTGCTTAAAGCGAACAGTCAACTGGAAATAAAAGTAGCAGAAAGAACAGCAGACTTAGCCAAAGCAAACGAAGCAATTACTGGCCTCAATGCTCAGTTAAAACAGGAAAATATGCGATTGGGAACGGAGTTAGATGTAGCGAGAAAATTACAAATGATGGTTTTACCCAAACATGAAGAATTATCAGAAATTACCGATTTAGATATTGCTTGCTACATGGCTTCGGCCACTGAAGTGGGGGGAGATTATTATGATGTGGTTAAAATCGGTAACCGCATTTTTATTAGCATTGGCGATGTCACTGGCCATGGGTTAGAAAGTGGAGTAATGGCCATAATGGCCCAAACTGCGATCCAAACTCTGCTAACGGCAGAAATTACGGAAGCAGTGCAATTCCACAATTTACTCAATCAGGTTCTCTACAAAAATACCCAACGGATGGAACTGAGTAAAAATATGACCCTGGTGATGTTAGATTATCAATCGGGGGAATTAATCCTTAGTGGCCAACATGAATCCATTTTTGTGGTTCGTGCTGATGGCGCCATAGAAGAAATAGATACCATTGATTTAGGCTTTCCCCTTGCTTTGGAGAAAGATATTACGACCTTTATTGCCCGCACCCAAATTAATTTACATTCAGGGGATGTGGTGGTGCTATACACCGATGGTATTCCCGAAGCAGAAAACGGGGAAAAACAATTTTATGGTTTGGCAAGATTTCAAGAGGTGCTCATTGCCAACCACCAGTCAACAGCCTTGGAAATTAGTCAAGCAGTGGTGGAGGATTTAATGGCTTATATTGGTGACAGCCGGGTTTTTGATGACATTACTTTAGTCATTTTTAAAAAAATATAG
- a CDS encoding ParA family protein has protein sequence MSTPKILAVVNGKGGVGKTTTAVNLAAILAEKRSVLLVDADPQGSASWWVERSGDKMGFHLSQENNPQALKDLPQVDDYQIIVVDTPPALRSEALRTVIGLADYLVLPTPPAPMDLTALIDTVKTAVNPLRVAHRVLLTKVDSRSLNETLEAQNTLLELGIPAYHAFVRSYKAHERSVLDGMAITQWKGKNAKEAQSDYRRVADELLRELL, from the coding sequence GTGTCCACACCAAAGATTTTGGCAGTAGTTAACGGCAAGGGCGGCGTTGGCAAAACCACAACCGCAGTTAACCTGGCCGCAATTTTAGCGGAAAAGCGATCGGTACTTTTGGTGGATGCGGACCCCCAGGGCTCTGCCAGTTGGTGGGTGGAACGCAGTGGAGACAAAATGGGTTTCCATCTCAGCCAAGAAAATAATCCCCAGGCATTGAAGGACTTGCCCCAGGTGGATGACTACCAAATTATTGTCGTGGACACACCTCCGGCCCTCCGTTCCGAGGCATTAAGGACGGTCATTGGTCTAGCTGATTATCTAGTATTGCCGACGCCCCCGGCCCCCATGGATTTGACGGCGTTGATCGACACAGTAAAAACCGCTGTTAATCCCCTAAGGGTGGCCCATCGGGTGCTGTTGACCAAGGTGGACTCCCGCAGTCTGAATGAAACCCTCGAAGCTCAAAATACCCTCCTGGAACTGGGGATTCCTGCCTACCATGCCTTTGTGCGGAGCTATAAAGCCCATGAGCGGTCTGTGTTGGATGGTATGGCCATTACCCAATGGAAAGGCAAAAACGCGAAGGAGGCCCAATCGGATTATCGACGGGTGGCGGATGAACTTTTGCGAGAATTACTCTAG
- the rlmN gene encoding 23S rRNA (adenine(2503)-C(2))-methyltransferase RlmN — MAPSPAPLLSLSLPELTDWVQTTGQPAYRGKQIHQWLYQKGARSLTAMTDLPKVWREKNVHYPIGRSVIDHCAVAPDHTRKYLLRLADGLIIETVGIPSSKRLTVCVSSQVGCAMDCNFCATGKGGFIRNLESHEIVDQVLTVQEEFHERVSNVVFMGMGEPLLNLPQVVKAVECLNQVVGIGQRALTISTVGLPGKIRQLADRHLQVTFAVSLHAPNQTLRQSLIPSARHYPLEQLLADCRAYVETTGRRVTFEYVLLAGVNDQPVHAEELAQKLRGFQTHVNLIPYNPISEVDYQRPTEAQINQFAQVLSDHRIAVSVRYSRGVQADAACGQLRASRKEELAELTPMA, encoded by the coding sequence ATGGCCCCTTCCCCCGCTCCTCTACTATCCCTTTCCCTGCCGGAATTAACTGACTGGGTGCAAACCACTGGCCAACCGGCCTATCGGGGTAAGCAAATTCACCAATGGTTGTATCAAAAAGGGGCCCGTTCCCTGACTGCCATGACAGATTTGCCGAAGGTATGGCGGGAAAAAAATGTCCATTACCCCATCGGGCGATCGGTCATTGACCACTGTGCGGTGGCCCCGGATCACACAAGGAAATACCTGCTTCGTTTGGCAGATGGGTTGATTATTGAAACGGTGGGCATTCCCAGCAGTAAGCGTTTAACGGTGTGCGTTTCCTCCCAGGTTGGCTGTGCCATGGATTGCAATTTCTGCGCCACGGGCAAAGGAGGGTTCATCCGCAATTTAGAAAGTCATGAAATTGTTGACCAAGTGCTGACCGTACAGGAGGAATTCCATGAACGGGTGAGCAATGTGGTTTTCATGGGCATGGGGGAACCGCTGTTAAATTTGCCCCAGGTGGTGAAGGCGGTGGAATGTCTTAATCAAGTGGTGGGCATTGGCCAGCGGGCGTTGACCATTTCCACAGTGGGGTTGCCGGGGAAAATTCGCCAACTAGCCGATCGCCATTTGCAGGTTACTTTTGCGGTTAGTCTCCATGCTCCCAATCAAACTTTGCGACAATCGTTAATTCCCAGTGCCCGGCACTATCCCCTGGAGCAATTGTTGGCGGACTGTCGAGCCTATGTGGAAACTACGGGGCGACGGGTGACGTTTGAGTATGTGCTGCTGGCGGGAGTCAATGACCAACCAGTCCATGCGGAAGAATTGGCCCAAAAGTTGCGGGGTTTCCAAACCCATGTCAATTTAATTCCCTACAATCCCATTTCCGAGGTGGATTATCAGCGTCCTACGGAAGCCCAAATCAATCAGTTTGCCCAGGTTTTGAGTGACCATCGCATTGCGGTCAGTGTGCGCTATTCCCGGGGAGTGCAAGCGGATGCGGCCTGTGGTCAGTTACGGGCTTCCCGCAAGGAAGAATTAGCGGAATTAACCCCTATGGCGTGA
- a CDS encoding mechanosensitive ion channel family protein has product MMLDTTFLSDFFTLNRNTFAHYLPVIHLTNAGEFGLQHLSSLPLAQLTPPDQIPKSLLTDLTIRKIIRAVIAVAIAYGLMAVIQKVTNWISERVPRRFRLLVKQSLPFCKALILLFTISYLLNLFFNLSEGNLLALTGTIAVALGFAFKDYISSIIAGVVALFEAPYRVGDRIQIGDHYGEVTGYGLRGICLQTPDDNNVTIPHNKTWTEPISNANGGNLEAQVATSFYFDHSVDVEQVIRILYQAAYSSRYTQLSIPIVVVMKEHIWGTEFKLRSYPMDARDEFAYQTDLIRRAKRAFGQQGLPYPRLKLGRDESDT; this is encoded by the coding sequence ATGATGTTAGATACCACATTTTTGTCAGATTTTTTTACTCTGAATAGAAATACTTTTGCCCATTATTTGCCGGTAATCCATTTAACTAATGCGGGGGAATTTGGGCTTCAGCATTTGTCCTCCCTGCCCTTGGCTCAGTTGACCCCCCCGGATCAAATTCCCAAAAGTTTGCTGACGGATTTGACTATCCGAAAAATTATTCGGGCCGTAATTGCTGTGGCGATCGCCTATGGGTTGATGGCGGTAATTCAAAAGGTCACTAACTGGATTTCGGAGCGGGTACCCCGGCGGTTTCGGCTGTTGGTCAAACAATCTTTACCGTTTTGCAAAGCATTAATTTTACTATTTACCATTTCCTATTTATTAAACCTATTTTTTAATTTATCGGAAGGTAATTTATTGGCTTTGACTGGTACCATTGCGGTGGCCCTAGGTTTTGCGTTTAAAGATTACATTAGCTCCATTATTGCCGGGGTGGTGGCCCTGTTTGAAGCGCCCTATCGGGTAGGAGATCGGATTCAAATTGGAGATCATTACGGTGAAGTGACGGGCTATGGACTGCGGGGTATTTGCCTCCAAACTCCGGACGATAATAATGTCACCATTCCCCATAACAAAACCTGGACAGAACCGATTTCCAATGCCAATGGCGGTAATTTAGAAGCCCAGGTGGCCACCAGCTTTTACTTCGATCACAGCGTTGATGTGGAACAGGTTATCCGTATTTTGTACCAGGCCGCCTACAGCAGTCGCTACACCCAACTCAGCATTCCCATTGTGGTGGTGATGAAGGAACACATCTGGGGCACCGAATTTAAGCTCCGTTCCTATCCCATGGACGCCCGAGATGAATTTGCCTACCAAACGGATTTAATCCGTCGGGCTAAACGAGCCTTTGGCCAACAGGGTTTGCCCTATCCCAGACTAAAACTGGGGCGGGATGAGTCAGACACCTGA
- a CDS encoding AarF/ABC1/UbiB kinase family protein produces the protein MMLISQPMADRPLSWSGLSRRPWRRQLAVTRVFLLFVFFLSWDRLTAPRSAQRRYRRAQWLVQQLLYLGPTFIKIGQSLSTRADIIPAEYIEAFTQLQDRVPPFDSRQAIAVIEQELHGAIDEIFQQFEVTPLASASLGQVHRAVLPTGEAVVVKVQRPGLDSLLNLDFELLHQTLRLAKRWLPGFRRLAQKYEIEAIYQEFFSLLFLEIDYIHEGKNAERFRQNFADYPRVRVPEIYWQYTTRMVLTLEYLPGIKVDDRQALETAGINLDLVIQTGICAYLKQLLVDGFFQSDPHPGNMAVDSQGDLIFYDFGTMAEVKIIAKDQMVQTFFAVLRKDTNQVLEALIYMGLVEPKGDLSPIKRIINFLLDNFRDKPIDIKAFDQVGEEVYAMFQQQPFRLPPQMTFILKSISTLDGIARALDPRYNLIAASQPFIQSITVAQPKRSLAMALLQQVKQFALDQLNRPSRNQQFLQELAAKLERGELQFATRSPEGDRLLRKIHLALKSLIFACLTGFTLLSATVLLSTVYARFAVVGFGLAGLFGLFLLRSLIKLAVQEKLDRLVQKR, from the coding sequence ATGATGCTCATTTCGCAACCGATGGCGGATCGACCCCTCAGTTGGTCGGGTTTGTCCCGTAGGCCGTGGCGCAGACAACTGGCGGTCACTAGGGTTTTTCTGTTATTTGTGTTCTTTTTGTCGTGGGACCGGCTCACGGCCCCCCGCTCTGCCCAACGGCGCTATCGTCGAGCCCAATGGTTGGTGCAACAGTTACTCTATTTGGGCCCTACTTTTATCAAGATCGGTCAGTCCCTTTCCACCAGGGCAGATATCATTCCGGCGGAATATATCGAAGCTTTTACCCAACTCCAGGACCGGGTCCCTCCCTTTGATTCCCGTCAGGCGATCGCCGTTATCGAACAGGAATTGCACGGGGCGATCGATGAGATTTTTCAACAATTTGAAGTTACTCCCCTGGCATCGGCCAGTTTAGGCCAGGTGCATCGGGCGGTGTTGCCCACGGGGGAAGCGGTGGTGGTGAAAGTACAAAGACCAGGATTGGATAGTTTATTAAATCTAGATTTTGAGCTTTTACATCAAACATTGCGGTTAGCCAAACGATGGTTACCCGGATTCCGTCGACTGGCCCAAAAATATGAAATTGAAGCCATTTATCAAGAATTTTTCTCCCTGCTTTTTTTGGAAATTGATTACATTCACGAAGGCAAAAATGCAGAAAGATTCCGTCAAAACTTTGCTGATTATCCCAGGGTTAGGGTGCCAGAAATTTATTGGCAATACACCACCCGCATGGTTTTAACACTGGAATATTTACCGGGCATTAAAGTGGACGATCGCCAAGCCTTGGAAACCGCTGGCATTAATTTAGATTTGGTGATTCAAACCGGTATTTGCGCCTATTTAAAACAGTTACTAGTTGATGGTTTTTTCCAGTCCGATCCCCATCCAGGCAATATGGCGGTGGATAGCCAGGGGGACTTGATTTTTTATGATTTTGGCACCATGGCGGAGGTGAAAATCATTGCCAAAGATCAAATGGTACAAACTTTTTTTGCTGTACTGAGAAAGGACACCAACCAGGTGTTAGAGGCTTTAATTTATATGGGCCTAGTGGAACCGAAAGGAGATCTAAGTCCCATCAAAAGAATTATTAATTTTTTGCTGGATAACTTTCGCGATAAACCGATTGATATTAAAGCCTTTGACCAAGTGGGGGAAGAGGTCTATGCCATGTTCCAACAACAACCCTTCCGCCTACCGCCCCAAATGACCTTTATTTTAAAATCCATTTCTACTCTGGATGGCATCGCCCGGGCCTTGGACCCCCGCTATAATTTAATCGCCGCCAGTCAGCCCTTCATCCAAAGCATCACCGTTGCCCAACCTAAACGTTCCCTAGCCATGGCGCTGCTGCAACAGGTTAAACAATTTGCCCTCGACCAATTGAACAGACCATCCCGTAACCAACAATTTCTCCAGGAATTGGCCGCCAAATTAGAACGGGGCGAGCTCCAGTTTGCCACCCGCTCCCCGGAAGGCGATCGCCTGTTGCGGAAAATCCACTTGGCCCTAAAAAGTCTCATTTTTGCCTGTTTAACGGGCTTTACTTTACTATCAGCAACGGTCTTGCTATCCACGGTCTATGCTCGTTTTGCTGTGGTGGGTTTCGGCTTAGCGGGACTATTTGGCCTCTTTTTACTGCGGTCTTTGATCAAGTTGGCCGTGCAAGAAAAGTTAGACCGACTGGTGCAAAAAAGGTAG
- a CDS encoding sensor histidine kinase KdpD, with the protein MAIHYASLGKSLIDLVCLPPGNEPVPVLLAQKLALALQSEVVVWVVGQAQPWFWSLAGKHGRWPSEDFWQHCSPQIMEAIANGEGLTLTATEWPLWQEFFHLSCPRVEGIKTFFQGKENGLILTVYSCPATDKTMSKQQQFPLQKLQNDLGIINQLLLGTNLPNDGLLEELHSVNLTELDPISSLHSSRNFFEDSPILKIWYEASRRQLEQQKQWNEKLINNIITIMSDQTRNPLATIRMVVATLRATPPTPEKLEQRLVIIDQAWDKLNDINSKILQLKQLKQEVNQLQIYDLNITILLKEVIDHCFPLQEDNHRIQFHYDHGINSVAADDKYLRQIFQELLTNAQKFAVADSSIVVTLEQCEQISMQVKKNIKCTFSNQTVAVDDNNLQHLFDPFYREQWVIDSAIAGVGLGLTIVRTLIEQLNGKISVVGKPSCQPGQTVITFTLMIPESGATE; encoded by the coding sequence ATGGCAATCCACTATGCGTCCCTTGGCAAATCCCTCATTGATCTCGTTTGTCTTCCTCCAGGGAACGAACCGGTGCCTGTTTTGCTAGCTCAGAAATTAGCCCTGGCCCTACAGTCGGAGGTGGTGGTGTGGGTGGTGGGCCAGGCCCAGCCGTGGTTTTGGTCCTTGGCCGGCAAGCATGGCCGTTGGCCCAGCGAAGACTTTTGGCAGCATTGCTCTCCCCAGATTATGGAGGCGATCGCCAATGGGGAAGGATTAACGTTGACCGCAACGGAATGGCCATTGTGGCAAGAATTTTTTCATTTATCTTGCCCTAGGGTGGAGGGGATCAAAACGTTTTTCCAAGGCAAAGAAAATGGGCTAATTCTAACGGTGTATAGTTGCCCAGCCACGGATAAAACAATGTCCAAACAACAACAATTCCCTCTACAAAAACTCCAAAATGATTTGGGAATTATCAATCAACTACTATTAGGAACTAATCTCCCTAATGATGGATTATTAGAAGAATTACATTCCGTAAATCTTACTGAACTTGATCCCATCAGCTCCCTTCATTCTTCCCGCAATTTTTTTGAAGACAGCCCAATTTTAAAAATCTGGTATGAAGCTAGTCGTCGACAATTAGAACAACAAAAACAATGGAATGAGAAATTAATTAACAATATTATCACCATCATGAGTGATCAGACCCGCAACCCCCTGGCCACCATCCGCATGGTAGTTGCAACTTTGCGCGCCACTCCCCCCACCCCAGAAAAGCTAGAACAAAGATTGGTAATTATTGATCAAGCGTGGGATAAACTCAATGATATTAACAGCAAAATTTTACAATTAAAGCAACTAAAACAAGAGGTTAATCAACTACAAATCTATGACTTAAATATAACTATTTTGCTAAAGGAAGTGATTGACCACTGCTTTCCCTTGCAGGAAGACAATCACAGAATACAATTTCATTACGACCATGGGATTAATTCGGTGGCCGCTGATGATAAATACTTGCGGCAAATTTTCCAAGAACTGTTAACTAATGCACAAAAGTTTGCCGTGGCCGATAGTTCCATTGTGGTCACCTTAGAACAATGTGAGCAAATCTCAATGCAAGTTAAAAAAAATATTAAATGCACTTTTAGTAATCAGACTGTGGCCGTGGATGACAACAATCTCCAACATTTATTTGATCCTTTTTATCGGGAGCAATGGGTGATTGACTCGGCGATCGCCGGGGTGGGGTTGGGGCTAACCATTGTCCGCACTTTAATTGAGCAACTCAATGGTAAAATCAGCGTTGTGGGAAAGCCCTCCTGCCAGCCAGGCCAGACCGTAATAACTTTTACCTTAATGATTCCGGAGTCTGGGGCGACTGAATAA